Genomic DNA from Danio rerio strain Tuebingen ecotype United States chromosome 5, GRCz12tu, whole genome shotgun sequence:
TAATTTGCTGGCGCTGGGCATTGCTCCTGTGGACCAGTGTATCAATGATTGTGGGCTCATCCACACCTGAGAGCAAAATTGACTGTCAATAGAGCAATCATATGACTGTACAGAATGTTTGGACATGCAAGGGTTTCATATATATTTCAGAATTAATACAGATACATATACCTTTTGCTTTGATAGCTTTGTCCAGGACGGCTGCATCTGCAGCTGCGTTAAACTGAGCATAGGGCTTTACCGTTCCTTGTACCTCCTAAAGACATGACAGacagaagtttaaaaaaaaaaaaaaacttttaaccttTACTTCCTCATTCATAGTAGACTAGTTGAATAATCAGattcaattaaaagaaaaaaaaatcaagaaacaaATCTTAGGAAAAAAGCACAGAAATACTGAAACGTTTGCAAATAACAGGATGAATGTGACTAAAATGGGGAGTGGTGTACATTCCTATCGCTGACTCATTCAGCCTGGTACTGCTCAGATTTTCCAGAAAGTTGAAGCAAACTTACTGTGATGTCTTGTACTGTGGTCTCTTGCATGCCCTGATAGGCAAGCTGCTCGAGAAATGAACTGACGAAGGACATGTTGACAACTGGAACTCAACAGCTAAACCTATATATTagaatatgacaaaaaaaaaacattggctaTCAAAAAGTAATAGGAAAACTTATCACAGAACTACACTTTAAAGAGAACGATGATCTTCTAAAAGTTTATAGGAAGTTCATGAGTAACAAAAAGCACAGTAAAGTCTGACAAGTCGCACATTTAAAGAGCTACTGAAAATgacaaaatagtaaataaaaccGAGATTTAAAGCTTAAAGTGTGCAAAAAACGTCCTGAAATCTATTGCGTAACATTGTAGCATAACTTTCTTCAGCAATATTTTCTCATTTGCATATCCCTtttcagtaaataaaaacaaCGCTGTTATAACTATGCAACAATTCTATATCTTTTAACAAACTGACAACGCTGGCTATTAAATGAAGGGTAAGAAATATAGATAATCCCCACTTACCAAGAGCGAATGCACAGCAAGCGAGGAGAAAAGATTTGAGCTGTATTTATACTCACAGAACCACACCTAGCAACATCAACTGAAGTGTTGCGCTGCAGTTGGGCGTTGAATACTTTCCTCCTTCCCCTATTAAACACGCGTTACACTGGCAACCTTGCCAAAAAGAAAACAGTGGGCTGCATAGTTTCTTCTTCTACTTCTTTTAAAGAGACAGTCGGTAATTTGTTTCCTGCTTTTAAACAGGCACCTTGATAAATGAAAGGGGAACTAATATcaaatagatatttaaaaaaaacatgaaaataaatctATACCCTAGTGAGATGCTGAAGACGTATTAGCACCATTATCAAAACTGTTGCATTTTACATGGATTCAGACTTATCCTTTGATAAGTGAATAAATTAATCTCCGCTGAATTTCTCCATCTTACAGAGGTCATAGACACACATATTAAACATAGTTTATTAGCGAAATTATGattcttttcattttaaaaattagcCTATTTGAGTAACTCCTGCCATAGATCTGCCATATGCCTATTGTTTAGCCGTGGCATGACAGTCAGCCATATAGTAAACAAAAGCCAGACATTGTCTATTACACATTACagcctgacattttttttttttttttttttttgagaattcttGTTGAATGTATTTTGAGCTTTCATCACAAATTCAAGGTAATTTCAGAGcagattacatttaaattacacatAAATTAATTGAAACTATAATTTTACATACTCTGGCATTTTACATACTATATTATTTCACTTCATATTTAATCATCTTAGGTGTGTTAATTTAGTGAAGTGCATCTGGGTGTAaagcaataattaaatgaatgttttcttaTTGTATGCGCAAGAACACAATAAACACAAGGTGCTGCAGTTGCTGAtagatatttctgtttttggacAAAGCAATGAAAGCTTGATCCCAATAGTTTTTTAATtagttaaagaaataaaaaaatgacctaatgaataaaaaataaacaaagttagaataaaacaattaataaaaaagtaataaaactataataaatatattaaactctaaattaatattataaacattgaagtttatttatttagagtttatgttaatttaaatttaaaattaaacaacttCTATGCATAAGTGCATTTGTTTAGCAGAAAACAGAAACTGAAATCCCTTTTGCCAAAAGTACACACTGTGAAATTTGTTGATATGGCTACATGTCTTCAAGTATGTAAAATGGAGGCATTTATGCAATATTGCAAGCACATTATCTGAACCTTTTTACTGAATTCATTTGTCAGTACTTTGTTGAGCAAACTTGTGATTCAGTGGAAATGACAACACATTTTAATGGCAAACATTAAAGAGCAACTCCTGAGGTTCTAAATGTGCATTCCTCTGTACACACTAACAAACTGATAACAACCAGACTACACACATATCAATTCTCATTTCTAACAAAAGTTTGACTGTTGGAAAAGTACAGCCTTTAATTGCTGCTTTGTTAATGCAGGTTTGTGATTAGCACTGCCCAAACAGGTCTTGACATGTTTTCtgccttttacatttttacaatatttcctcACACCTTCATTTTTGACCATGTAAAGGTCTCTGGAATTCTTTTGACATGCATGCATCAGTCATGGAATTTGTGATGTTCAAACTTTTCTTACTAACATCCGCGGGTACATCTGATATTGATCAAGTTGCACAGTGTGATTTTAATATGTGCTGGAGTGCATATGCACATTTTTCAACATATGCACAACTCAGTAATGTCATTATAGCAAGTGTGATTCACTTAATAGATTTAGTTCATGCTACAAATAACTTTTTTCCACACCATGAGTAGTATAATATTTGAATGAGACTAAATTTGCTTTCAAATCGTATAGATACACACAAACTATATGACCAAAAATATCTGACCAAAAAAATGCTATAAGAAACTGCTAAACCTGGTTATCTGTATGCTATTGGAAATGTGACTTGAATAGTAAGATTTAAAATGATCTagtacattaaattattttagttataattattatgctatattaatatttttatacactGTTTATGGTATGTATAGAATATCAATTTAAAACTAAACTCATTTATGCAGGGTGATGAAATGTCTCAAGAACCTGATGTTGAATCTTGTGATTCTCAATTGATTGACAATATTTAATCCATTTAATCCAGACCACCACAATGCAGGTTTTCCATTAGCATTGTCCTGTAGAGATAGACTGTTGTAGATCACATTACAATCTCGATCTTACACACAGGAAACCTGATGATAGTCTTCAGTTTGTGTTGGCCATCCCCCCTGAAACCTCATCCACCGAGCTTAATATTTAACAAGTGTTGAGAGTTCGGTTCCTCACAAAAACAAGCATCTTTCCAGTTTTTCTCTGTAATGTTCGCTAGTCAGGTCTTCCTACAGCTCAAGAACTCAGGTAATCTCTCTCTgatttaattatttgttcatcATTTCTTTAATCAGATTTGCAAAGCAGACTGTGACTGTTTCGCTGATTATGTTAATTTTATCACTCACTTCCAACAAAAGCTATCAATGCAAGTGTGTTTGTCTTTTATGCCCAGAGGTGACAAGATTATAGAGCATGTACATTCATTAAATGATTGCTCACACCCTAAACCATAATCCTTGTTAACGTGGTAGTAAAATACTTTCAAAATTTGTAACTGTCAACATCAAATATACAATGCGAGAGATGATGGATAGGGAATATGTATttcttaattcatttatttttttaaaaacctagcATATTAACCTTATTGAACTGCATTGCTTATTTGCATGTCTCTGTGTGTGAAGGAATCATGTACAGTCACCTCTGAGTGTAACCTGCAAACAGTGTTTCAGCATAATGTCATGACGTGGTTGGTACTATTTCTAAACAAAACAGATAGGAACCCTCTGGCATGATGTATGTCAATTCTGGAGCAGAAAATGTGTCCATGTCTTTGAACTTCATGGGCAGGAAGTTACGTAACCACACTGTTGCCCCAGCAGCAAAACAACGTAAGTAAACATCACATGTACCCACTCCTTTCGTCACTTGCATTATCAGATTATAGTTTTTCATGCGTATTTGGCTATACAGGGATTGCCTGATCTACTTATGAGTATTTCTACCTGTAGTACTCTTAGTGTATATCAATGTTCTATAGTACTCTCAGtctttttaaatgctctgttgttccgtaattttagaacaaaaactttATCAAAGTTACTACAGgagaagattaataaaaaaaatacaagcagCTCTGATGGGGggcacggtggctctgtggttggcatttctgtgtgaagtttgcatgttctttctgtgttcatgtgggtttcctctgggtgctctggtttcccccacagcactGCGGCAacatctgaaatagagactaaattgaagaaaaattaatgaatgaacaaccaATCTGATGACATTCTTTAcaatttacattaaatttgcaTTCATTAGAGCTTTTATACATGTATATTGATCTTATGTAATACAgatttttaaacttgtattttttAAGTCATAATGCAAAAGTAATGCATATCATAGccgttaaatgattgttttttttttttaagtgatctGTCTGATATGAAAATTGGGGGGAtaaattttgattattttaactGGTTAAAACCTTTTAGATGTATTTTGTTGGCCATAAGGCATTTTCACTAGGAAAAAAGAGGaaatttgtaaatgtttaaatgtttgacTGAAATAAACACATATTAGGAATCCTCATCCCATTGTGTTCATGCATGCTTCAGAGTATATAACTCGTGAAATATGCTTAGAAATGGCTCTTTTAGAtcatttaggataacttcaaataaaaataagagaCTTTGAAATTTAAGACACATAACAGGGAGACATGATATTGAAgacatttgaatttattttaaataaaaatacaaatgtatttgaaCTTTTATTTGATAGAATGTGTTTGGCCAACTCAATTGTATTTAATTgagcaaattttttattttttttaattttttttatgctaAGCAAATTTATTGTATGGGCATCCTGCCCTCAGTTGAACTGAGTTTATCCAatgagttttttttgtgtgtgtattttaatggttttattaaaatgtgtttttttcacTATAGGTGCCTGGGAGACCACTGACCTTTCTCAATATCAGGATGATCCAGCTGTTTCCACCCGTGTGGTACTTTCTCATCCCAATGTGTCATCAGAGGAGCTGCCAGGCAGTGTTCCTGACCTGAGAGAAGAGATTCAGCTGCGCAGACCATGCAACATTCATAACACACTCCTAGACCAGGATAAAAACAGACGTAAGTTTAACTTTCCTGTAACCTCCCAGAATCTAAACATAGCTTAAGCCCTAAATACTGTCAAATATTTGCATAACATTAAACTAAAACCTAATTGATAAAAATCAAAAGAACAGGATCGTTTCAACAATATCTAAACTTAGTCTGATTCATTTAAACCTTCATTTAAACTTAAACTAAATTCAAcctataaaatgtgtttattaatttacttacatagttttctttttctttttttgtatctTTTAAGCAAGCACAACTGGAACAAACGATTCAGCGTGATGTTTAAGCCAATGAAAATGTCGAGAAGGGACAATAAGTGATTGATCAAGAAGAAACAATAAGTGATTTTTGTATTTAAACAAACCCTATGTATAGCTAAACATAGCAAATGTGTTTTATCATGTACAGTCCTTTTTAAGCAgtgataaaatgtttttttccgtGATATTGTGCAAAtattaagattaataaaaaagtaaGGATGAAACTTTTTACCTAATAAAGTTCATACAGTAATTACTTTGTGATAATCTTTCACTCAATTGAATGTTAACAccttaaatttaatgtaataaaaaaacatgcaataaaattaaaaaactaaaaacattaatttgtaaaataaaataacatattaaaatcATATCATTAAAGCATGTTTAAAAAGGATAATTAATGTGTTTACAAACAATAGTGTTGTTTAATTGGTTGTACACTAAAGGTAAATTCCCAAATGGCCAAcctacagtgtaaaaaatataattcaagagttcataatagctgatgattgattataaagtgtgtttagcatgctgtcccggaagagagccctgcATAAGATCCCTGAGCCCTGTGCTCCCTCtcatttgcaaggcaagaggggagtttgagctcaggtagatctcaagaactcccctgttATTTGTAGCTAATGAACAATTAAGGATTGCTATGAATAGATAACTGCTTACTAGGAGcttgtctatggtgctgatttggattagtcaaattgacttaatttgcatgttttgggatggtggaaggaaaccaggggacccaggggaaacccacatgagcatgcAGAGAACACATAAACgccgcacagaaatgtcgactgACTTGGTACTAGAATCATTGAtgttcttactgtgaggccattCCACccagaaaggaggaggagtaggggtggaagggggtatttttcaaaatgaagatgactgtgatatggaacttaggtTATTTATGGTGATCATCTGATCGGTGTATCATGAATTGGCTAATGTGGGACAAaccgtgatcaatcataagcacatgatcctctcaaaattattttataattaaacttCATGTGAATTAGCAGTTGTCTgtatattgtttttctttttttcctgtttatttatgcttttgaattgcattatgggactttgatcgTTCAACCAACTACTTTTGACCTTCACAAGatagaaaaagtgacttttattaacatttttaagagtttaaaagtgatttggggttgtatattaAACTACAAAACAGTGTAATAAACTGCCATTACATTTTCTGTTCCTTCTCTATACATCATTTCTTGTGCATTATATTATTtctaactactaaaatgtcaataaaagtctctttgttaaaaggtagagttaaattttcaacatcaaaaatcaacagagcagagatcaacatcccataatgcacaaccataaataaaaggaaaacacAAAATGTGGAAACTTTTAatttagcagatttttttttacaagtagtTAATTAACCTTATATTAAATCTAACACACTCTTATTGTTTAGCACACATCAGTGGTATGAAAAAGACCCGATTCATTCCACCATCTAGAAAAagagctattaaaaaaaaaaaaatgaaaaaaaaaattcctggtTCCCAAAGAACCAGATGAGTGAAGTGTCACAGTAACTGCGTGTTAATATTTGAAGGTGCAGGTAAATGTGAGGTCTCATGGCTAAGGAAAGGTAGAGTCAAATGGAACGCATTCAGGCGCTGGATTGGAACAGACCGACCCCATGAAACAAAACGCAAAGGTAGGTTCTGCTGGTAGAGTTTCAGGATTTATAAACACAAACAGAagttgtttcattttcattctatTTACCATCACAGTACCCAAGGTATCTTCAATAAGTGCAAGCAAAAGACATCCAGTAGATGAGAGTCCTGTGGATGTCAAGATGTTTATCCCATATGACTCCGCCAAGCTTTGCATAACTCAAGTATGTAGATATCACTCCTCATGcttatgcaatatttttttactcTGGAGTAGAGTTTGGGAGTGTTCTGCATTAGTCACATGTCTGTCACTCCCTCTGTTGGCCTGGAGCCTCAGGGTGAAGTTAAATGTCTTGTCATGTGCTTTTTGGTTCTTCTGAGAGCAAGGCCTATTATGAAACAACTCAAAGCCACAATTCATACTGATTCTCTGATCAACTTTTATTTTCCCAAATATTTAATCTCCATCAAAAAGGCTTACTAGCCTAGTAATCAACACCAAAGCATACATTAAAGTGGTTGGATTTACCATATCATTTTGAATGTCATGCGCTCCAGAGGTTGCATGTTTATGGCCTCATCCCATAAGAAATATGATATTATggtaatatatgcaaattacatacctATATGGCATATATACAGTTCATGTTTAGATTTctcatatataaaatatgtatgacccacacagaatctgcacgtgcagaaatctgcagattccacagatttttaacccctcgttgagtctatttatttacttgtgtaaatgtgtgtacatttttattaattcagttttttaatttgatttcagtaatattattgactaaaaatgttcatatgatttatttacaatacagtttgtaaagtaatattttcggTCTTGCAGtagatattatataagagact
This window encodes:
- the kifl gene encoding kinesin family-like, with the protein product MYVNSGAENVSMSLNFMGRKLRNHTVAPAAKQRAWETTDLSQYQDDPAVSTRVVLSHPNVSSEELPGSVPDLREEIQLRRPCNIHNTLLDQDKNRPSTTGTNDSA
- the kifl gene encoding kinesin family-like isoform X1 translates to MMYVNSGAENVSMSLNFMGRKLRNHTVAPAAKQRAWETTDLSQYQDDPAVSTRVVLSHPNVSSEELPGSVPDLREEIQLRRPCNIHNTLLDQDKNRRKCEVSWLRKGRVKWNAFRRWIGTDRPHETKRKGRFCW